A single window of Anopheles moucheti chromosome 2, idAnoMoucSN_F20_07, whole genome shotgun sequence DNA harbors:
- the LOC128310684 gene encoding calcineurin-binding protein cabin-1-like produces the protein MIRISALNEEESDEDSNGFDTELIVTKEAEETIAISEYVRALQMKNENKQQAALELLLELLDTQVINDVSSTQADNKLFAVKYNCYRNIGLIYEEQGKEHLAIEFLMKAMDLDETDVYTMSRLAHMALKTDHLQTSKMYFEKCLKRNPNHWPSMEGLLRVFCSASNVVEAYGWASQCHRKDSRNKLYVDVLRAIRERFKSTLPYLDTVFLVPPSFDFSEEEKHRPLALAMETFDELFMPRHPAYDPPDLTVMPETLKNVMKVDDLSFETIGNVLVKLNQRMEELDLKCVFMVDTDELFCEHQKEKPEQMEEDVQMSPDATECDADISTAKDDNRMETEEEETCGEEVSDGVANKCNDDTNGNAADSADSGVDANEQAKNKARRRGSELKILEQWGWHKNRRSARKKSVQEVNDPVDATVDSFLKQAVKQHLSENTRFKDSPFVMDERHEPQGEQVEQVAQTDSPEGSIQPIITQLDFCCECNLHNFVAEMKEGDIDVYALMYGFLAHISKSWGVSVKPELRTLYLEVHSHFVQYTDYDSWNQLSEDRLEVIFQITLFHLELKLDAGLARGNEQTESIFDRFDEEVFHRCRFYVDSLPNLQTVTVYRIRLLWIAYILDCSMQKYDEALNNLYLISELVEAPNTARIELSFPNQCANTSISGCSVRELIGETERKLRIERVKRHYDTGEHEPVVAILKDTLQYYTSVGNPNESILSLTIQTQMLLESLWSLAEMEECFIWSEKSFTYSVQQFMTAPIQHDSRKSRMWANNINFALLYIESIIKQEGVAIIDVLGINLSRLIQSLHRMLTHQLDPSGEKNYTAQLCLIECWRAWIVLYFVLERQDDMDGLVKLNRTPAIADQSGALEMEPERLCNSIMMCFVAHELLGKKNWCSKGDSGLLFHTLDVVVPKIRSPMLEPFREILNEYLEQVTYCLYGYPQKRPRLRHIQDHCAVQVSLTWDRAIQLFDLYRPDSLPEFNSYKLESISTDMEALLQRIILLIPCEINMMKLSRPISEFIDGKGNSLPEPANILQSEVKPIFYLLADFYFKSRDFTRAIRYYVMDLALEPSRFDSWAGISLSKASKVETKLNSTETIALQEFLDETDNGMKCFDQCLQLNEEDSQLWIEYGSFAYNIHSFCSRSLKLLSDTLSMESFALVETHKERCLDIAFTCFNKVSLIKLCYNNAADEAIDEQQIQSNQENGHNHEDEVWLHHYMLGKIAEKKKEHPAVYLTHYLKSAKYLYECNATYPIKINHSSPSQLAIEALEIFYRINAAIIKYVEQHSPINKKTSRLFLRTLKELSTSPFAVNRAKINENMLKRKISPNGGNGNAGATVEIDISVGSPKVSKPDDQIATESVIVTPSDAVVTLEENKAREQPESTVTVSLNSPQPAESKPVASETQPVDDVNVPSPVSASGQMPGRVLEHLRVEEIKQLGDPQHTSVRRGSQESAITSTTTTTTTTTSTSSSSSDSSDSDTDSSSDSDSDSSSTDDELINQQPISAAQRDTIFKLCIKNLEECITRFPEHYKSMYRLIHHFMHAPGATKSYESARQLLLGTYRTTLGNQIPGLFTERKTTNFFNGLWRIPASDIDRPGNFASHISKCVIVLMETLKEFSEHDILLELALQLQRTPEPDKKYLNDYERKELVQQAILFCVQVYRSMLKKYSDGRNDTELLSLMVDMYKAFRKITKHMQAKEPMFATVLIDAYRVFVSDKVPKLPENVSLLDLAVKLCTYEMNYRKTQEKQQQANGSAGTGGSAATGNGANGSKPMLTSGELPATMIVPMQPISANFIPGLTKQNRRLGVIKSGIASTPSTNTMSTTGTHEPSIVQQHASQVSNPFAHTAMNSMMTDLSSRVTITPIMHDAATSGANSSKATASASMSSSTSVSNTATKSLPYSSPSTNELLLPLASSPAMPLPPVTPPTQMSTGSVAGGTMISPNLIQHYLKLLSQIPNMPNIGNNPMMTAALTEYLAALKMPKQSAALSPSTDRSTSTPSPLSGMSLGLPKGMASTSGKDYNPASSQQPTNTHVSGVKKVSTGKAPASSTITSMNVDQHQQLATITLTPMSTLTGTPSMATKKDSRVSSPFGGTSQRVSSPSPILTITPSDGPIPARNKDPPGGRKTKGGRKPGTTGQQTRPVPYSRPTLPTHPPTIPQLGVPGLSIEPVMSPLMQPMGGKSHPVGRFDPAVSKDLVASYLEMLQKYPHMARSMLNMKGTGASTAQQTGGRKQPTKQSNKTSTMTMQGAMGNMPPTGTVGANRFASSTSSIPRISATITPVPSGGYSIDNYNRQSAMIGGGGSTSSSSTMSLHPMGVGSNQQQAKTLQQKLAERQKANKARETEGAGGSNQGSASSKPKPPDDPVDVIVLE, from the exons TACACCATGTCCCGTTTGGCACACATGGCCCTCAAGACGGACCATCTACAAACATCGAAAATGTACTTCGAAAAGTGCCTTAAACGCAATCCAAACCATTGGCCTAGCATGGAAGGATTGTTGCGGGTGTTTTGTAGCGCCTCGAACGTGGTGGAAGCGTACGGATGGGCTAGTCAATGTCACCGAAAGGATAGCCGCAACAAACTGTACGTTGATGTGCTGAGAGCAATCCGGGAACGATTTAAATCTACCCTACCATATCTGGACACCGTATTCCTCGTGCCACCATCgttcgatttttccgaggaagaGAAGCATCGACCACTGGCCCTAGCAATGGAGACTTTTGATGAACTGTTCATGCCGCGTCACCCAGCGTACGATCCTCCGGATCTTACCGTAATGCCGGAGACGTTGAAAAATGTGATGAAAGTAGATGATCTTAGTTTCGAAACGATCGGCAATGTGTTGGTCAAGCTGAATCAACGCATGGAGGAGTTAGATTTG AAATGTGTATTCATGGTGGATACGGATGAACTGTTCTGTGAGCACCAGAAGGAGAAACCAGAACAGATGGAAGAAGATGTCCAGATGTCACCGGACGCAACAGAATGTGATGCAGATATATCCACCGCGAAAGATGACAATCGAATGGAAACGGAAGAGGAGGAAACGTGTGGTG AAGAAGTAAGCGATGGTGTGGCGAATAAGTGTAATGACGATACTAATGGCAATGCGGCTGATAGTGCTGATTCTGGAGTTG ATGCTAACGAGCAGGCCAAAAACAAGGCTCGCAGGAGAGGTTCCGAATTGAAGATTCTCGAGCAATGGGGTTGGCATAAAAATCGACGATCGGCGCGTAAAAAGAGCGTGCAGGAAGTGAACGATCCGGTCGATGCAACGGTGGATTCGTTCCTCAAGCAAGCTGTTAAACAGCATCTTTC AGAGAATACCCGATTCAAAGATTCTCCTTTTGTAATGGACGAACGTCACGAGCCTCAAGGCGAACAAGTTGAGCAAGTAGCGCAAACGGACTCTCCCGAAGGATCGATACAACCAATTATCACACAATTGGATTTTTGTTGTGAATGCAATCTGCATAACTTTGTCGCCGAAATGAAGGAAGGCGATATTGATGTGTACGCGCTGATGTATGGATTTCTGGCTCACATCTCAAAATCTTGGGGCGTTTCGGTAAAACCAGAACTGCGCACGTTATACTTGGAGGTGCATTCGCACTTCGTGCAGTACACCGATTACGACTCGTGGAACCAACTGTCCGAGGATCGGCTGGAAGTGATATTTCAAATCACATTATTCCATCTCGAGCTTAAGCTGGATGCAGGTTTGGCACGGGGCAATGAACAAACGGAAAG TATTTTCGATCGATTCGATGAAGAAGTTTTCCATCGCTGCCGCTTTTATGTGGACAGTTTGCCCAACCTGCAGACAGTTACGGTTTATCGCATTCGTTTGCTGTGGATTGCTTACATTCTGGACTGCAGCATGCAAAAATACGACGAAGCTTTGAACAATCTTTATTTG ATTTCAGAGCTTGTGGAAGCCCCGAATACGGCACGTATAGAGTTAAGCTTTCCAAATCAGTGTGCCAATACGAGCATTAGTGGATGCTCTGTGCGCGAACTTATCGGTGAAACGGAACGCAAGTTACGCATTGAGCGTGTTAAACGCCACTACGACACTGGTGAACATGAGCCAGTGGTCGCAATATTGAAGGATACACTACAGTACTACACATCCGTAGGAAATCCTAACGAATCGATACTCAGTCTCACAATACAGACGCAAATGTTGCTGGAATCGTTGTGGAGCCTGGCCGAAATGGAG GAATGTTTTATATGGTCGGAAAAATCCTTCACCTACTCCGTCCAACAGTTCATGACCGCACCGATACAGCACGATAGCCGAAAATCACGAATGTGGGCGAACAATATCAACTTTGCGCTGCTCTACATTGAGTCAATTATCAAACAAGAAGGAGTAGCAATAA TCGATGTACTTGGTATAAATCTATCAAGACTCATTCAATCATTGCACCGTATGCTCACACATCAGCTGGATCCAAGTGGGGAGAAAAATTATACTGCCCAGCTTTGCCTTATCGAATGTTGGAGGGCTTGGATCGTACTGTACTTCGTTTTGGAGCG GCAAGATGATATGGACGGTTTGGTGAAGCTAAACCGTACGCCAGCCATTGCCGATCAAAGTGGTGCATTGGAAATGGAACCAGAACGTCTATGCAATTCAATTATGATGTGCTTTGTTGCGCACGAGCTACTAGGAAA GAAAAATTGGTGCTCAAAAGGAGACAGCGGTTTACTATTCCACACACTCGATGTCGTTGTGCCGAAGATACGTTCCCCAATGTTGGAACCTTTCCGCGAAATTCTGAACGAATATCTGGAACAGGTGACGTACTGTTTGTACGGATATCCACAGAAACGACCCCGACTTCGGCACATACAGGATCACTGCGCCGTACAAGTGTCGCTCACCTGGGATCGAGCCATTCAATTGTTTGATCTCTACCGCCCGGACAGTCTGCCCGAGTTTAACTCCTACAA ATTGGAATCGATTTCAACCGACATGGAGGCACTGTTGCAGCGTATTATTCTGCTCATACCATGTGAAATCAACATGATGAAACTCTCCCGGCCCATCTCTGAGTTTATCGATGGCAAGGGCAACAGTTTACCCGAGCCGGCAAACATACTGCAGAGTGAAGTGAAACCAATTTTCTATCTGCTGGCAGATTTCTACTTCAAAAGTCGCGATTTTACCCGTGCGATCAGGTACTACGTGATGGATCTGGCACTGGAACCATCGCGGTTTGATTCATGGGCAGGAATTTCACTATCAAAAGCTAGCAAAGTGGAAACGAAGCTAAATTCGACCGAAACAATAGC TTTGCAAGAATTTCTGGACGAAACTGACAATGGCATGAAGTGTTTCGATCAGTGTCTGCAGCTCAATGAAGAAGATTCGCAACTCTGGATCGAATACGGCTCCTTCGCTTAcaacattcattcattctgttCGCGTAGCTTAAAACTGCTTAGCGATACACTGTCGATGGAAAG CTTCGCTTTGGTCGAAACGCATAAGGAGCGATGCCTGGACATAGCATTTACGTGCTTCAACAAAGTGAGTCTCATTAAACTGTGCTACAACAATGCAGCGGACGAGGCCATCGATGAGCAGCAGATACAGTCGAACCAAGAGAACGGCCACAACCATGAGGACGAAGTTTGGCTCCATCACTATATGCTTGGAAAGATAgcggaaaaaaagaaggaacatCCAGCCGTTTATCTGACGCACTACCTAAAGTCAGCCAAATATCTGTACGAATGCAACGCAACCTATCCAATCAAGATCAATCACAGCAGTCCCTCGCAGCTCGCGATCGAAGCGTTGGAAATATTCTACCGTATTAATGCGGCGATCATCAAGTATGTGGAGCAGCACTCGCcgataaataagaaaacgTCCCGTTTGTTTTTGCGTACACTGAAGGAATTATCCACCAGCCCGTTTGCGGTGAATCGggcaaaaattaatgaaaatatgcTCAAGCGAAAGATCTCACCGAATGGTGGAAACGGCAACGCAGGAGCTACGGTAGAAATTGATATTTCTGTTGGTTCTCCAAAGGTTTCCAAACCTGACGATCAAATTGCGACGGAAAGTGTCATCGTGACACCGTCGGATGCAGTTGTTACTTTGGAAGAGAACAAAGCAAGAGAACAACCAGAATCGACAGTGACTGTTTCACTAAACAGTCCACAGCCAGCAGAGTCCAAACCGGTGGCAAGTGAAACGCAACCGGTCGATGATGTAAACGTTCCATCTCCGGTATCTGCTTCCGGCCAGATGCCAGGCCGGGTGCTCGAGCATCTACGGGTGGAAGAAATCAAGCAGCTAGGTGATCCTCAGCATACGTCAGTCAGGCGCGGATCACAGGAAAGTGCAATTACTTCCACCACTACTACCACAACGACGACCACCAGCACCTCCTCGTCGAGCAGCGATTCGTCCGACAGTGATACGGATTCGTCTTCCGATTCGGACAGTGACAGTAGCTCAACGGATGATGAACTAATT AATCAACAACCGATCAGTGCAGCGCAAAGGGACACCATTTTCAAGCTATGCATTAAGAACCTGGAGGAGTGCATAACACGCTTTCCGGAACACTACAAATCGATGTATCGTCTCATACATCACTTTATGCATGCGCCCGGTGCAACAAAGTCATACGAAAGCGCACGCCAACTGCTGCTCGGCACGTATCGTACCACGCTCGGCAATCAAATTCCGGGACTGTTCACGGAACGAAAGACGACCAATTTCTTCAAT GGTTTATGGAGAATTCCTGCCTCGGATATTGATCGACCTGGGAATTTTGCCTCTCACATCTCAAAGTGCGTTATCGTGCTGATGGAAACGTTGAAAGAATTTTCCGAGCACGATATCCTGCTAGAGTTGGCACTACAATTACAGCGAACTCCAGAACCAGACAA GAAATATTTGAACGATTACGAGCGCAAAGAGTTGGTCCAGCAAGCGATACTGTTCTGTGTGCAGGTGTACCGGAGCATGTTGAAAAAATACTCCGACGGACGCAACGACACCGAGCTGCTTTCGCTGATGGTCGACATGTACAAGGCGTTTCGCAAAATCACCAAACACATGCAAGCCAAGGAGCCAATGTTTGCGACGGTACTGATCGACGCGTACCGGGTGTTCGTTAGCGACAAGGTACCAAAATTGCCGGAAAATGTCAGTTTGCTCGATTTAGCCGTCAAGCTGTGTACGTACGAGATGAACTACCGCAAAAcgcaagaaaagcaacaacaggCCAACGGATCGGCCGGAACAGGTGGTTCAGCAGCAACGGGCAATGGCGCTAATGGGTCAAAACCGATGCTAACCAGTGGTGAACTTCCGGCCACGATGATCGTACCGATGCAGCCTATATCAGCG AACTTTATTCCGGGTCTGACGAAACAAAATCGACGTTTAGGTGTAATAAAGTCGGGCATCGCTTCTACACCATCAACTAACACTATGTCCACTACGGGCACGCACGAGCCGTCGATCGTACAGCAGCATGCCTCACAGGTATCAAATCCATTCGCACACACCGCAATGAACAGCATGATGACGGACCTTTCGTCGCGCGTCACCATTACGCCAATTATGCACGATGCAGCCACAAGCGGCGCGAACAGTTCTAAAGCTACCGCATCCGCTTCAATGTCTTCTTCCACGTCCGTATCGAACACTGCGACGAAATCGTTACCGTATTCTTCACCTTCCACGAACGAGCTGCTGTTGCCTCTGGCATCCAGTCCAGCGATGCCATTGCCACCGGTTACACCACCAACGCAAATGTCCACCGGTTCGGTAGCTGGCGGTACGATGATCTCTCCCAATTTGATTCAGCACTATCTGAAGCTGCTAAGCCAAATTCCAAACATGCCAAATATTGGCAACAATCCCATGATGACGGCCGCTTTGACCGAATATTTAG CTGCCTTGAAAATGCCAAAACAGAGCGCTGCGCTCTCCCCCAGCACGGATCGTAGCACTTCTACACCTTCCCCGCTGTCGGGCATGTCCCTGGGCTTACCGAAAGGCATGGCTAGTACGAGTGGGAAAGATTACAACCCAGCCAGCAGCCAGCAACCCACTAACACCCACGTGTCGGGAGTTAAAAAAGTTTCCACAGGTAAAGCACCTGCCAGCAGCACTATCACTTCCATGAACGTTGATCAACACCAGCAGCTCGCCACAATTACCCTGACGCCAATGTCCACACTGACCGGTACACCTTCAATGGCGACCAAGAAAGATTCGCGCGTATCCTCACCATTCGGTGGCACTTCGCAGCGTGTCTCGTCCCCATCTCCCATTCTCACCATTACTCCCTCCGATGGGCCGATTCCTGCAAGGAACAAAGACCCTCCGGGAGGACGCAAAACGAAGGGTGGCAGAAAGCCGGGTACTACGGGACAACAGACTCGCCCAGTACCGTACAGCAGGCCTACCCTACCTACGCATCCACCCACCATACCACAGCTCGGCGTACCCGGACTATCGATCGAGCCCGTCATGAGTCCACTTATGCAACCCATGGGCGGGAAATCTCACCCCGTGGGCAGGTTCGATCCAGCCGTATCGAAGGATTTGGTAGCGTCCTACTTGGAGATGCTGCAAAAGTACCCACATATGGCACGTTCGATGCTGAACATGAAGGGGACTGGTGCGTCAACAGCTCAGCAAACGGGTGGCAGAAAGCAACCGACAAAGCagtcaaacaaaacatccacaATGACCATGCAGGGAGCAATGGGCAATATGCCGCCAACCGGCACGGTAGGAGCAAATCGGTTCGCTTCAAGCACTTCCAGCATACCAAGAATTAGTGCGACGATAACTCCGGTACCGTCCGGTGGATATTCTATCGACAATTACAACAGACAATCAGCGATGATTGGTGGCGGTGGAAGCACTAGTTCCTCCTCAACGATGTCTTTACATCCGATGGGTGTTGG GTCCAATCAGCAACAGGCAAAAACTTTGCAGCAAAAGCTGGCCGAGCGCCAGAAAGCGAATAAGGCACGCGAAACCGAAGGCGCTGGAGGATCGAATCAGGGATCGGCTAGCAGCAAACCGAAACCGCCCGATGATCCGGTCGATGTGATTGTGCTGGAATGA
- the LOC128309527 gene encoding serine/threonine-protein kinase Warts, whose amino-acid sequence MNGKGGKVPLSVARHSTYNAIALEQIKNELMPYETGQALGGSQLVAPLKRKPSIEKDAPQSPLHMQRTSPALDSGAGSSRSNSPHSQQPFSSAALVGRSSQYSPSPCPTNFSDAPPIPPPRCSSTPSTPQPPNPMHLLKRMSPASVASGRNGQFGGAASQSPARGSSPIASGGNHQLRQPIIVQNGPQVQQQLSQQMAVYTGNEPPPPYPQIGPSSPPNYLTSFHSRQSPTQSSTQSDFRKSPSSGFYSNASIGSSSPITVSQGSTGGGGGAGGSCSVGGIGGSIQRPIPLQPKPSTVHTPASKTGTHNPIIMHSVKSTQVQKPILQTAVAPPAPAGAVASGSGGAGGGGSGAGHPMLNNPPPPSYAVSVQHKLNKAATGYATPPSPSPSGLAHDGTAGRHTGGSSGPSGPPGTGSGVPKQPLRAKPSPPGLQTVLPSNVPVQTGGGTVNGQSSPAQPQVLSNNGGNGGTNSHNHSATGSPNDPPSYDSTMILLQKHSSPKKEPPPAYLLDGGGGGGGTPPPLPPSPHCPPSAMEMEQQQQQQQQHRSNSGSGSNNHHQSHQHHHLHHLHHQHHNGHSGNGDSSGVNGNGANVNGGNGMNLSSANSSTNGSSSHNANFNTINSNMSSNTNANANNNMKSSMHNNHNHDHAGGMMHGTSIVSNGKVTGHSRTVDEERLVHHHHHLHHGPATTNGLMQHAGDPKQLPLPKAPLKSSGNANAASPHGFTGALKSIGALMGGSGGQQQSQQQQQQLNHHQQHHAVTHEAKQRGMVTTSSSGVRSSLMKSVRFPTGNSNGPAPAYTNGGTPSPGMDHGLPGSSSTESSSSTMPTSTGANAVAANAVVGNASSSGGSAGGGGGGGSGSGGGGGGEDNPRKIKHQSPIPERKNLSKEKEAERSECKVKHYSPQAYKFFMEQHIENVLKSYSQRNFRIKQLESEMSKLDLPEETKIEMRKLLCQKESNYIRLKRAKMDKSMFAKIKTIGVGAFGEVTLVKKIDTTNHLYAMKTLRKADVLKRNQVAHVKAERDILAEADNEWVVKLYYSFQDKDNLYFVMDYIPGGDLMSLLIKKGIFEEDLARFYIAELTCAIDSVHKMGFIHRDIKPDNVLIDRKGHIKLTDFGLCTGFRWTHDSKYYQKSDHGRQDSMEAWSKFGSEIPPPLERRKFREKNRAKAHSIVGTPNYIAPEVLLRSGYTQLCDWWSVGVILYEMLVGQPPFLANTAEETQIKVINWRQTLRIPAEAQLTPEAKDIILRLCKNEDERIGRNVDEIKSHPFFRTIDFSKDLRSQQALFEPKIKYPTDTSNFDPIDPGRLQDSSSSCDEGGHGNLDEVCDSGKPFHHGFFEFTFRRFFDDECDHKITLDSSEGQAEAIYV is encoded by the exons ATGAATGGAAAAGGCGGCAAAGTTCCGTTGTCAGTGGCTCGCCACTCGACGTACAACGCGATAGCATTGGAGCAGATCAAGAACGAATTAATGCCGTACGAGACAGGTCAAGCTTTGGGTGGTAGTCAG CTCGTCGCACCGTTGAAGCGCAAACCGAGCATCGAGAAGGATGCCCCGCAATCGCCGCTGCACATGCAGCGCACCAGTCCGGCCCTCGATTCCGGTGCCGGTAGCTCACGCTCCAACAGTCCCCACTCGCAGCAACCGTTCTCGTCGGCGGCCCTGGTGGGACGCAGCTCGCAATACTCACCATCGCCCTGCCCGACCAACTTCAGCGATGCGCCGCCAATACCGCCGCCGCGCTGCTCCTCCACACCGTCCACTCCTCAGCCACCGAATCCGATGCATCTGCTGAAGCGCATGTCACCGGCGTCGGTGGCATCCGGTCGGAATGGGCAGTTCGGTGGGGCGGCCTCTCAATCGCCTGCTCGCGGCTCTTCGCCCATTGCCAGCGGTGGGAATCATCAGCTGCGGCAACCGATCATCGTACAGAATGGGCCacaggtgcagcagcagcttagCCAGCAGATGGCGGTATATACGGGAAACGAACCACCGCCACCCTATCCACAAATTGGACCGTCATCTCCGCCCAACTACCTGACGTCGTTTCACAGCCGCCAGAGCCCGACCCAATCGTCGACGCAGTCGGACTTTCGCAAAAGTCCCAGCTCGGGCTTCTACTCGAACGCATCGATCGGTTCGTCCAGTCCGATTACCGTTTCGCAAGGCAGTACaggtggcggcggtggtgcaGGTGGGAGCTGCTCAGTGGGTGGGATAGGTGGTTCGATACAGCGTCCAATTCCGTTGCAACCGAAACCATCCACTGTGCATACACCGGCTTCTAAGACGGGAACCCACAATCCGATCATAATGCACTCGGTCAAATCGACACAGGTGCAGAAGCCAATCCTGCAAACGGCAGTCGCACCACCCGCACCGGCCGGTGCTGTTGCgagtggtagtggtggtgctggtggaggTGGCAGTGGTGCTGGTCATCCGATGCTCAACAatccaccgccaccatcgTACGCCGTCTCGGTGCAGCACAAGCTGAACAAGGCGGCCACCGGTTACGCAACACCACCGTCACCTTCTCCATCGGGTCTTGCGCATGACGGGACGGCTGGCCGCCATACCGGGGGATCGTCGGGTCCGTCGGGTCCGCCAGGTACGGGCAGTGGCGTTCCAAAGCAACCACTGCGAGCCAAACCATCGCCGCCCGGGCTACAAACCGTGCTTCCTTCTAATGTGCCAGTGCAGACCGGCGGTGGTACTGTGAATGGTCAATCGTCACCCGCCCAACCACAGGTGCTGTCGAACAATGGTGGTAACGGCGGTACCAACAGCCACAATCATAGCGCCACCGGTTCACCGAACGATCCACCGTCGTACGATTCGACGATGATACTGCTGCAGAAACATTCATCGCCCAAGAAAGAACCTCCGCCAGCATATCTGCtggatggtggcggtggtggtggtggtactcCACCACCACTTCCACCATCACCTCACTGTCCCCCGTCGGCAATGGAaatggagcagcagcagcagcagcaacagcaacatcgaAGCAATAGCGGCAGCGGGAGTAACAATCACCACCAGTCacatcaacaccatcacctGCATCATCTGCACCATCAGCACCATAACGGGCACAGTGGCAATGGTGATAGTAGCGGTGTGAACGGCAATGGTGCAAACGTAAACGGTGGGAATGGCATGAACCTATCCAGCGCCAACTCCAGTACCAACGGCAGTAGTAGTCATAATGCGAATTTTAATACTATTAACAGTAATATGAGTAGTAACACTAAcgcaaatgcaaataataatatgAAGAGTAGTATGCATAACAATCATAATCATGATCATGCGGGCGGAATGATGCATGGCACCAGCATCGTCAGCAATGGTAAGGTGACCGGACATTCGCGAACCGTCGATGAGGAACGGCTGgtgcaccatcatcaccatctgcACCATGGACCAGCCACCACTAACGGGCTGATGCAGCATGCGGGTGATCCGAAACAGTTGCCATTGCCGAAAGCACCGTTGAAATCTTCCGGTAACGCTAACGCCGCATCGCCACATGGTTTTACCGGTGCGCTAAAAAGTATCGGTGCGCTGATGGGTGGAAGCGGTGGCCAACAGCAgtcgcaacagcagcagcagcaactaaACCATCACCAACAGCATCATGCGGTAACGCACGAAGCTAAGCAGCGTGGTATGGTGACAACATCCAGCAGTGGCGTGCGAAGTAGTCTCATGAAATCGGTTCGCTTTCCGACCGGTAACAGCAATGGGCCAGCACCGGCCTACACGAATGGTGGTACACCTAGCCCCGGTATGGATCATGGGCTaccgggcagcagcagcactgaATCATCATCCTCCACCATGCCAACCTCAACTGGAGCGAACGCAGTCGCAGCAAATGCGGTCGTTGGTAACGCTTCCTCCAGTGGTGGTAGTGCCGGTGGTGGAGGCGGCGGAGGAAGCGGTagtggcggcggtggtggtggagaagACAATCCGCGTAAGATAAAACATCAATCGCCGATACCGGAGCGAAAGAACCTGTCCAAGGAGAAAGAAGCAGAACGGTCCGAGTGTAAGGTGAAGCACTACTCACCGCAGGCGTACAAGTTCTTCATGGAGCAACACATTGAGAACGTGCTGAAGTCATACTCACAGCGCAACTTCCGCATCAAGCAGCTGGAAAGCGAAATGTCGAAGCTCGACTTGCCAGAGGAGACAAAGATCGAGATGCGCAAGCTGCTGTGCCAGAAAGAAAGCAACTACATACGGTTGAAGCGCGCCAAAATGGACAAGTCGATGTTTGCCAAGATAAAAACGATCGGCGTTGGAGCGTTCGGGGAAGTGACGCTCGTGAAGAAGATCGACACGACCAATCATCTGTACGCGATGAAAACGCTTCGCAAGGCGGACGTGCTCAAGCGGAACCAGGTGGCGCACGTTAAGGCCGAGCGGGACATTCTAGCGGAAGCCGACAACGAGTGGGTGGTGAAGCTGTACTACAGCTTCCAGGACAAGGATAATCTTTACTTCGTGATGGATTACATACCGG GTGGAGATCTCATGTCGCTGCTGATCAAGAAAGGAATATTTGAAGAAGATTTGGCTCGGTTCTACATCGCCGAGCTGACCTGTGCGATTGACAGCGTTCATAAAATGGGATTCATTCACCG AGACATCAAGCCGGATAATGTGCTGATCGATCGGAAGGGACATATCAAGCTGACGGACTTTGGTCTGTGCACCGGTTTCCGCTGGACGCACGATTCCAAATACTATCAAAAGAGCG ACCATGGAAGGCAAGACTCGATGGAGGCGTGGAGCAAGTTTGGTTCGGAAATTCCCCCACCGTTGGAAAG GCGAAAGTTCCGGGAGAAAAACCGCGCCAAAGCACACTCAATCGTCGGTACGCCCAACTACATCGCACCGGAGGTGTTGCTGCGAAGCGGCTACACGCAGCTGTGTGATTGGTGGAGCGTCGGCGTCATACTGTACGAGATGCTAGTCGGACAGCCTCCCTTTTTGGCAAACACAGCAGAGGAAACACAGATTAAG GTTATAAACTGGCGGCAAACGTTGCGCATACCGGCGGAAGCGCAACTGACACCGGAAGCGAAGGATATCATACTGCGGTTGTGCAAAAACGAGGACGAACGGATTGGGCGGAACGTGGACGAAATCAAGTCGCACCCGTTCTTCCGCACGATCGACTTCAGCAAGGATCTGCGTAGCCAGCAGGCACTGTTCGAGCCCAAAATCAAGTACCCGACCGACACGTCCAACTTCGATCCGATCGATCCGGGCCGGCTGCAGGATTCGTCCTCGTCCTGCGACGAGGGCGGCCACGGCAACCTGGACGAGGTGTGCGACAGTGGGAAACCGTTCCATCACGGGTTCTTTGAGTTTACCTTCCGGCGGTTTTTCGACGACGAATGTGATCACAAAATCACGCTCGACTCGAGCGAGGGACAGGCGGAAGCTATTTatgtataa